The Devosia sp. MC521 genome has a segment encoding these proteins:
- a CDS encoding Gfo/Idh/MocA family oxidoreductase — protein MADEQRKIGLALIGAGMGAKPHALALNSLKDKIDVVGVYRRDQAQLKEFCDSYALPAATDLDALIADPRVDAVLLVTTPNARLEIVEKAAKAGKHILSEKPIERTLAAAEEIVALADAAGVKLGIIFQHRFRAASKALTSKVKSGELGRLQMVHLTVPWWRPQEGYYDKPGRGTFAQDGGGVLITQAIHALDLMLSLTGPVKSVNALVATTGIHTMETEDFVSAGLEFESGAGGSLMATTACYPGGAESLTLAFDKATATLSGGTLTLSYHDGRVESVGEPAVSGGGADPMAFPFDWHAAQIADFADAILEDRQPVSTGHSALHVHRLIDALIASGKAGAKVSL, from the coding sequence ATGGCGGATGAACAGAGGAAAATTGGTCTTGCGCTGATTGGGGCTGGCATGGGGGCCAAACCACACGCGCTGGCGCTCAACTCTCTTAAAGACAAGATTGACGTTGTTGGCGTTTACCGGCGCGATCAGGCGCAGCTCAAAGAATTCTGCGACAGCTATGCCCTGCCCGCAGCGACAGATTTGGATGCGTTGATTGCTGATCCACGGGTGGATGCCGTGTTGCTCGTAACAACACCCAATGCGCGGTTGGAGATTGTCGAGAAGGCGGCCAAGGCAGGCAAGCATATCCTGAGCGAAAAGCCGATTGAGCGGACGCTGGCGGCGGCAGAGGAAATCGTCGCGCTGGCGGACGCGGCTGGGGTAAAACTGGGGATCATCTTCCAGCACCGGTTCCGCGCGGCCTCCAAGGCGCTAACGTCAAAGGTCAAAAGCGGCGAATTGGGCAGGCTGCAGATGGTGCATCTGACCGTGCCGTGGTGGCGGCCACAAGAAGGGTATTACGACAAGCCGGGGCGCGGGACTTTTGCGCAGGATGGCGGGGGCGTGCTGATCACGCAGGCCATTCATGCGCTGGATCTAATGCTCAGTCTGACGGGGCCGGTGAAGTCGGTGAATGCGCTTGTCGCGACGACGGGAATCCACACCATGGAGACCGAGGATTTTGTCAGCGCTGGGCTAGAATTTGAAAGTGGCGCTGGGGGCTCGCTCATGGCCACCACGGCCTGTTATCCCGGCGGGGCGGAAAGCCTAACGCTGGCCTTTGATAAGGCGACAGCGACGCTCTCTGGCGGCACTCTGACACTCTCCTATCATGATGGACGCGTGGAGAGTGTGGGCGAACCGGCGGTCAGCGGCGGAGGCGCCGACCCGATGGCTTTCCCATTTGATTGGCATGCGGCGCAGATCGCCGATTTCGCCGATGCTATTTTGGAGGATCGTCAGCCGGTTTCAACCGGCCATAGCGCGCTGCACGTCCATCGGCTGATCGATGCTCTGATCGCTTCAGGGAAAGCAGGTGCGAAGGTCTCTCTATAA